The Panthera leo isolate Ple1 chromosome D4, P.leo_Ple1_pat1.1, whole genome shotgun sequence nucleotide sequence aaaaagatcaaaatctgACTCTGTCAAAATGATACACCTATCATCCTAGCTAATTCACAGGTGGTCTTTTGGAATTAGCATATTTGCTAacttgtaaataattttaaataattattataaatatattgataGATTAAATaaacttcccattttatagacaaagaaatTGGATTAGGATGTTTAAGAAATTGCTTAagattggggtgcttgggtggctcagttggttaaaagtcctactcttgatttcagctcaggtcatgatctcatggttcatgggatagagccatGCATTGCATTGCAGGGGAtagtcagcatgaagcctgcttgggattctctttttctccctctctctctaccatcCCCCTGGTTATGTGCGTGttcacacactatctctctcaaaataaataaataaacattaaaaaaaaagaaattgcctaAGATCACTAAGCTTACATAGACACCCCAAAaaattgtaattctttttatttaatttaaattcaggttatttaacatatagtgtagtattggcttcaggggtagaatttagtgatttatcatttACACATAACAGTCATATGTAACACTCATCCCAAGAAGTGTCcgccttaatgtccatcacccatttagcccatcccccccacctccctcccagcaaccctcagtttgttctctgtatttaagagtctctcatggtttgcctacctctctgtttttatcttatttttgcttcccttcctttatgttcatctcttttgtttctttttttttttttttttttaacgtttattcatcattgagagacagagtgagacacagcaagagcatggaaggggcagagagaggaggagacacagactctgaagcaggctccaggctctgagctgtcaacacagagcctgacacagggcttgaactcacaaaccacaagatcatgacccgaggagaagtcggacgcccaaccgaccaagccaccctgGGCCccattatctgttttgtttcttaaattacacgtatgagtgaaatcatatgatatttgtatttctctgcctgacttactttgcttagcataatacacaccAGTTGCATCCATTTCACAAATGtcaagatatcattctttctgatcaccaagtaatattccattgtatatacataccattttctttttacccattcatcagtcaatggatatttgggctctttcaataatttagctattgttgatagtgctgctataaacactggggtgtatgtgcccctttgaatcagcatttctgtatACTTTGGATAATTTACTCTAGATCCCATGTGTACTATTCTTTCACCTTTACCACAGTTCTGACCAATAACAGGAAAACATAACCAAAATTGTATAGATAATTGCCCTAAATTACCCTAGAAAACATCATCCACACCTAGTACTCAATTTACATCTCTTTGCAAAAGATTTCGCAACATATATATAGCTTTAGACCTAATTTTTTGCCTAGATTTCACAAATCTGTCTTCTCCTGTAGGTCTAACCATCAGTGCACAGCCAACCAGTCAACCGACTTACATCCCATCCCTATCTTTGTGAAGTCATCATCCTTACGCTACTCGTGTCATCCAATCAACGACTGCATCAGAGTTCTTTACTTACACCAATGGACCAATCATCTTTGATGACTGTTTATTCATATCTGAGAAATCAAATCCAGCCCTACAACCTGGTAATTCCCATATTCATCCTATCTTCTCCATACCATTGCCTTCTGGATCCAAGCCATCACAATTTTATTGACTCTTGTGACAACTTCATGATAAAGAGCAAATAAGTTTTGCACACTGACTTCACATTTAGTCATCTAGTCCAGAAAGGACATACAAATGTTACAAATACTGACGAGTGtacatttttaagttctttgtatattatggCTTATACAATAAGATATGTCATATATTTCAGCATTTCTCACCATTTTAGTGGGTTTGGGATACTGTatagtttataatataaatatatcatgtattttgtttctaaatgctTATAGCTTCATTTATACCCTTGGATCTAAGCATCTAGGTGTCAGGGGAAAGCACAATAAAAAAGGGAAGGGTGCTTGTAGTTTCACCGAAACATCCTGCAGCTTCTTTGAATTTACGAAATTAATGTCAGCACTCGAAGACCAACAACAAACTGCTAAACTCTCTGATATTTTTGCAGACTAGCATCCCTCTACCCCATCTCtattcagtatatatttgtgCAGGCCTTCTCCATTTGTACATAGACATTCACATCACACACATCTATCTGCATCCACAAATATTTCCACACATGTAAAACACAGTTATACTTTGTAGAATATGCAATTACTCCCATTAAATTTAGCAATGCTGAAAAGAGGTTGTAGTGGTTTCCTAATactaccataacaaaatagcagATTGGATTGcctgaacaacagaaattgactttctcatagttctggaggatAGACCAAGATTAAAGTGTTGGCAGATTTgatttcttctgaagcctctccctggcttgcagataGCCATTTTCTTGCTAGGTCTTTTCCCCTGTGTGTGAGAAAACCTCGAGTACCCATGTGTgtctaaatttcttaaattttttcttataatgacaTAAGTCCAATTGTATGAGGGCCCACACTGatagcctcattttaacttaatcccactttaaaggccttatctccaaatgtaaatacattctgaagtactggtgggttagagcttcaacataagTTTTgcagggacacaattcagcctaaAACAAAGGTTAATAATAAATTATCTAAAAAGTCTACTATAGTTATTACATTTGTATATTACATGCACATAATTTTGAATACTAACAATACACTAGCTTAATGTTTAAAGCTATACTTACACTCTATAacccaaaataaaattgaagtttGTCATCAAAAGTCTATTTATGTAAGATTTCAGATATGCTTATGTAAGATATGTCTATATTACCTTAGAGTTTCAGCAGTCAGTCAAGGAGGGAACTTaggaaatctttaaaatgagTGTCTTCCCCTATTATCCCAGTTTTCTGGTGTGTATTGACCACATCAATACACCCCTTAGATTAATGTTATGATTTTCTATGGGGGATTAAAAAAGCACACAGAGGGTTCCTAATCAGCAATTTTTTCACAGCTGCTTTTACCTCTTTGTTCCGTAAACTATAAATGATAGGATTCAACATGGGGGTTAATCCAGCATATACCAAAGCCATAAATTTGTCTATTTCCTGTGAATCTACAGCGGAGGGCTTCAGGTACATGGAGAGAGCTGTCCCATAGAACAAAACCACCACAGTCAGGTGGGCTGCGCATGTTGAAAAGGCTTTGCTTCCACCATCCACTGAGCTGATTCTCAGGATGTTGGAGAGAATGAATGCGTAAGAGACACAAATGAGGAGCATCGGCATAGGAAGAAGAAGTACGCTGATCACCAGCATGATTAACTGCACCCTGGAAGTATCCACACAAACTAGTTTCAAGACAGCCAGAATTTCACAAGTGAAGTGATTGATGATGCTACTTCCACAGAGAGACAGCTGCAGCACAGATACTGTTTCCACCAGGGCGGTGAGGCAGCCTGTCATCCAGGAGCCAGCGGCAATCTGCACACAAGCCCTCTTGTTCATGATGATGGGGTATCTCAGAGGGTTGCAGATGGCCACATACCGGTCATACGCCATCGTGGACAGGAGCACACACTCAGTGGAGCCCATGGCAAGAGAAAAGTACATCTGAGTGGCACATCCTGAGAATGAGATGGTGTTTTTCCCTGAAACAAAGTTTGTCAGCATTGGAGTGAGAGCAGAAGAGGTGTACCAGATGTCTAAAAAGGAGAGGTtgctgaggaagaagtacatgggttTGTGTAGG carries:
- the LOC122204575 gene encoding olfactory receptor 13F1-like; the protein is MVKANLTVISNFIFLGFTPYPKVEVIIFVLCLLMYLITLLGNIILISITILDSHLHKPMYFFLSNLSFLDIWYTSSALTPMLTNFVSGKNTISFSGCATQMYFSLAMGSTECVLLSTMAYDRYVAICNPLRYPIIMNKRACVQIAAGSWMTGCLTALVETVSVLQLSLCGSSIINHFTCEILAVLKLVCVDTSRVQLIMLVISVLLLPMPMLLICVSYAFILSNILRISSVDGGSKAFSTCAAHLTVVVLFYGTALSMYLKPSAVDSQEIDKFMALVYAGLTPMLNPIIYSLRNKEVKAAVKKLLSKHLHIFKVSYDVQ